The following proteins come from a genomic window of Diprion similis isolate iyDipSimi1 chromosome 8, iyDipSimi1.1, whole genome shotgun sequence:
- the LOC124410020 gene encoding TBC1 domain family member 1 isoform X3 gives MKEQSSSSRLEKDREPTPQRSNSSAAALTSLGADISPSSSHFFEVLYIGKIKVSHKKVPESFIDDALIRFRAYELEKSKSSSNNLLTECQRLQRQASVKFLPTLNVRRDSQDSSASELGSIENISSSSVLSPTNSLDVAKTLGGSVEALSPTNNNSSENDGVESTSELTKNKNANLPSPEVMRNRAASTGSVLTARRDSAAKGGDEYNRTMLFQVGRYDLRLISPDRKQVLLHKQLKDVASCVQGVKNAEHFGFICREAGMECYIGYVFKCQSEAVADDLVGAITQAFVATCDASRKERHPVFSCDHCPMVWYNKLCQDIEGQNDKRTQSIIVSRLGMLPEDEQEIIVTKYKGAEACNGTLGGSGNGSSLREQNQFLMMLLRAHCEAKQARHVHDTAENRSEFLNQYLSVGVGSTIFMKAKRSLTNSFDHLMKRKGSRDDFGFNPNMRDSMLQFNSPTNQKDESQSPVSSVASGLDNCADSNRPRSLRVSPEQQLSVNTGPKSPMMDIFLKVGNSPKMSPTESEGSNRLQSSGSWRQAILNRVVTPGKDQDIKDNVTCSGVSGKNNQPVPIRKTREELRGLWKKAINQQLILIRMERENTKLKERQEEATVKRIKLEYDELSSCARELVEVWDLLVSKESRISTKCDNQMLLQAIKQGVPRGKRGEVWQFLAEQFCLKQPPIETRAFPSYNVPYEVLLKQLTSQQHAILIDLGRTFPNHPYFSCALGPGQLALFNLLKAYSLLDPEVGYCQGLSFVAGVLLLHMAEDQAFFLLRHLMFRRGLRKLYLPDMAALQLHLYQLSRLLHDRLPAIYNHFDKHEVSPTLYAAPWLLTLFASQFPLGFVTRVFDLLFLESSEVIFRVAVALLEDHQDQLLCCDSFEEIMEYLKLRVPAVDKGVLERVMKRVFYPDTEMVKQLNEYRVEYQVLQEEMLSVKPQMENMEKLELLNKQLTQENVHLNEQLEIAMSNLHRLETARSIQQSSAHKLESQNRSLEVTVATLGNFIQHLADTRTDIEIPGDVRRIVAQLSVAEKRRSSIGTKLYPLKVIEDNNNKYQPMKSNSTGRESQKMLKGNSITADTPYPLKSTLSQPNLGAKLEKVSSFFANSHNHIRQQRAQIAALRGECGDSGNDENDPKTVNIDIQITDTVSSATDSVDQSGGQLLQIEPNALEKSISLPLSNAKLKLKSSKSAYELGSVKKVPTTKLEDATGDSLTNVTGTIHPLDTCSDVNFKFGGTTKLKCIKPGRSPGQNGQGDNLSKEIPGQNAEILTR, from the exons ATGAAGGAACAGTCGTCGTCCTCGCGACTCGAAAAGGACCGAGAACCAACCCCTCAAAGGTCGAACAGCAGCGCCGCGGCTCTGACGTCACTGGGCGCCGATATATCACCAAGTTCCTCACATTTTTTTGAG GTTCTCTACATCGGGAAAATTAAAGTGTCTCACAAAAAAGTACCAGAGTCCTTCATCGACGATGCTCTGATAAGATTTCGTGCTTACGAACTTGAGAAGTCGAAATCGTCGTCGAATAATCTACTCACCGAGTGCCAAAGACTGCAGAGACAGGCCAGCGTGAAATTCTTGCCTACGTTGAACGTCAGAAGAGATAGTCAG GATTCAAGTGCCAGCGAATTGGGCAGCATAGAAAACATATCCTCGAGTAGCGTGTTGTCGCCAACGAATTCATTGGATGTTGCAAAAACGTTGGGTGGATCTGTTGAAGCCTTGTCACCGACAAACAACAACTCGTCCGAAAATGACGGAGTGGAAAGTACTTCGGagttaacaaaaaataaaaacgccaACTTGCCGTCACCGGAGGTAATGAGGAACAGGGCTGCCTCCACCGGCAGCGTTTTAACTGCTAGAAGAGACTCTGCTGCGAAAGGAGGCGACGAGTACAATCGTACCATGCTTTTCCAG GTCGGTCGATATGACTTAAGATTGATCAGCCCTGACAGAAAACAAGTCCTGCTCCACAAGCAGCTCAAAGACGTCGCCAGTTGCGTGCAG GGTGTCAAAAACGCAGAGCACTTTGGCTTTATTTGCAGAGAAGCTGGCATGGAATGTTACATTGGCTATGTTTTCAAATGTCAATCCGAAGCTGTTGCCGATGATTTAGTTGGAG CCATCACCCAGGCGTTTGTTGCTACGTGTGATGCCTCCAGAAAAGAAAGACATCCAGTATTTTCCTGTGATCACTGCCCCATGGTCTGGTACAATAAATTATGTCAAGATATTGAAG GACAAAATGACAAGAGAACGCAAAGTATCATCGTTTCACGGCTTGGTATGTTACCCGAAGATGAACAAGAGATTATTGTGACAAAATACAAGGGAGCCGAAGCCTGCAACGGTACTTTAGGTGGTTCCGGAAATGGTTCCAGCCTTAGAGAACAGAATCAGTTTTTAATGATGTTGTTACGTGCGCATTGCGAAGCGAAACAGGCGAGACACGTTCACGACACAGCTGAAAATAG gagtgaatttttaaatcaatacCTCAGTGTCGGTGTTGGGAGTACGATATTCATGAAAGCTAAGAGGTCTTTAACGAACAGTTTTGATCACCTCATGAAACGGAAAGGTTCGCGTGATGACTTTGGATTTAATCCTAATATGAGGGATTCAATGCTACAATTTAATTCCCCTACAAATCAAAAGGACGAAAGTCAGAGTCCGGTCTCTTCTGTGGCATCTGGACTGGACAATTGTGCCGATTCAAACAGACCCAGATCGTTGAGAGTGTCTCCTGAACAGCAGCTTAGCGTTAATACTGGGCCAAAAAGTCCCATGATGGACAT TTTTTTAAAGGTAGGCAATTCTCCGAAAATGTCACCTACCGAGTCGGAGGGAAGCAATCGTCTGCAATCGAGTGGATCGTGGAGACAGGCGATATTAAATCGTGTGGTAACACCAGGAAAAGATCAAGACATCAAGGATAACGTTACGTGTTCTGGTGTGAGTGGAAAAAACAATCAACCTGTTCCAATTCGAAAAACTAGAGAGGAGCTACGCGGTCTCTGGAAAAAGGCAATCAATCAACAATTGATACTCATCAGAATGGAGAGAGAGAATACGAAGCTGAAAG AACGACAGGAGGAGGCAACGgtaaaaagaattaaattagAATATGACGAATTGAGCAGCTGCGCTCGAGAGCTCGTTGAAGTTTGGGATTTACTGGTAAGCAAAGAGTCGAGGATATCTACAAAATGCGACAATCAGATGCTGCTTCAAGCCATCAAACAgg GTGTACCACGCGGTAAGCGTGGCGAGGTTTGGCAGTTTTTGGCTGAGcaattttgtttgaaacaaCCGCCGATTGAAACTCGTGCTTTCCCAAGCTACAATGTACCCTATGAGGTTTTACTTAAGCAGCTCACATCCCAGCAACATGCGATTCTAATCGACTTGGGACGCACATTTCCCAATCATCCTTACTTCAGCTGTGCCCTAGGACCTGGTCAATTGGCGCTTTTCAACCTGCTTAAGGCATATTCTCTTCTCGATCCCGAGGTTGGATACTGCCAAGGGCTCAGCTTCGTTGCCGGAGTTCTTCTGTTGcat ATGGCCGAAGATCAAGCCTTTTTTTTGCTGCGTCACCTAATGTTCCGAAGAGGTCTCCGAAAGTTGTACCTACCTGACATGGCCGCACTACAATTACACCTATATCAACTCTCTCGATTATTACATGACAGACTTCCAGCTATATACAATCATTTTGACAAGCATGAAGTCTCTCCCACTCTTTATGCAGCACCGTGGTTATTGACTTTATTCGCCAGCCAATTTCCATTGGGTTTTGTTACCAGAGTGTTTG ATCTACTGTTTCTTGAAAGTTCCGAAGTGATCTTCCGTGTAGCTGTTGCGTTGTTAGAGGATCATCAAGATCAACTTCTTTGCTGCGATAGTTTTGAAGAAATCATGGAGTATCTGAAA CTCCGCGTGCCAGCTGTCGACAAAGGGGTCCTCGAACGTGTAATGAAACGGGTATTCTACCCGGACACTGAAATGGTTAAACAATTGAACGAATATAGAGTTGAATACCAAGTGCTGCAGGAAGAGATGCTATCCGTTAAACCACAGATGGAAAATATGGAGAAGTTGGAATTACTCAACAAACAGCTCACCCAAGAAAACGTCCATCTCAACGAGCAACTCGAG ATTGCTATGAGCAACCTTCACCGCCTTGAAACAGCCCGGTCAATTCAACAATCGTCAGCTCACAAGTTAGAATCCCAGAATCGCAGTCTTGAAGTTACAGTTGCAACGCtgggaaattttattcagcacTTGGCAGATACACGAACAGATATTGAGATTCCAGGGGATGTTCGTCGAATAGTTGCACAGTTGAGTGTcgcggaaaagagaagaagcagCATCGGTACAAAATTGTATCCATTGAAAGTTATTGAAGACAACAATAACAAGTATCAACCAATGAAAAGCAACTCTACTGGCAGAGAATCTCAAAAGATGTTAAAGGGAAATAGTATCACAGCTGACACACCATATCCTTTAAAGTCGACATTGAGTCAGCCAAATTTAGGGGCAAAGCTTGAAAAAGTTTCGTCATTTTTCGCAAATTCACACAACCACATCCGGCAACAACGTGCACAAATAGCTGCTTTGAGAGGAGAATGTGGAGATAGCGGTAACGACGAAAATGATCCAAAGACTGTCAACATTGATATTCAAATCACTGATACAGTGAGCTCCGCGACTGACAGCGTAGATCAATCAGGTGGTCAGTTACTGCAAATTGAACCTAATGCATTAGAGAAGTCAATTTCCTTGCCACTGTCCAATGCTAAATTGAAACTAAAGTCGTCCAAATCAGCATACGAACTTGGTTCAGTGAAAAAAGTACCAACGACGAAACTGGAGGACGCAACTGGGGATTCATTAACTAATGTAACAGGTACCATACATCCTTTGGATACTTGTAGCGATGTAAACTTTAAATTCGGCGGTACAACAAAGTTGAAATGTATAAAGCCTGGAAGGTCACCCGGCCAGAATGGACAGGGTGATAACCTGAGTAAAGAAATTCCTGGACAAAATGCAGAAATTTTAACTAGATAG